The following proteins are co-located in the Haloplanus sp. HW8-1 genome:
- a CDS encoding deoxyribonuclease IV, whose translation MRVGAHVSIAGGIDNAVGNQRTVGGNCGQIFTHSPQVWRDPDVGDDEAAAFREDTAEHLDGPWVIHSSYLVNLCTPKADLREKSIDSMQREVDAAEKLGIEYVNVHLGAHTGAGVEGGLDNAVSALDELDVPEGVTVLVESDAGSGTKLGGDFEHLATVLDESSHDLGVCLDTAHAFAAGYDLSTPDSVDDTVAEFDEVIGIENLHCLHLNDSKHACGTNKDEHAHVGEGLIGVDGMRRIVTHPDLRDLPFVLETPTEDGKDFAWNIDRVRDLRNGA comes from the coding sequence ATGCGAGTCGGAGCACACGTGTCCATCGCCGGCGGCATCGACAACGCGGTCGGCAACCAGCGGACGGTTGGCGGGAACTGCGGGCAGATCTTCACCCACTCCCCACAGGTCTGGCGGGATCCGGACGTCGGGGACGACGAGGCCGCGGCCTTCCGCGAGGACACCGCCGAACACCTCGACGGCCCGTGGGTGATCCACTCCTCGTATCTCGTCAACCTCTGTACGCCGAAGGCGGACCTGCGCGAGAAGTCGATCGACAGCATGCAACGCGAGGTCGACGCCGCCGAGAAACTCGGCATCGAGTACGTGAACGTCCACCTGGGCGCGCACACGGGCGCCGGGGTCGAGGGCGGCCTCGACAACGCCGTGAGCGCCCTCGACGAACTCGACGTGCCCGAGGGCGTGACCGTCCTCGTCGAGAGCGACGCCGGCAGCGGGACGAAACTGGGCGGCGATTTCGAACATCTGGCGACGGTCCTCGACGAGAGCAGCCACGACCTCGGAGTCTGTCTCGACACCGCGCACGCCTTCGCCGCGGGCTACGACCTCTCGACGCCCGACAGCGTCGACGACACCGTCGCCGAGTTCGACGAGGTGATCGGAATCGAGAACCTCCACTGCCTCCATCTCAACGACTCCAAGCACGCCTGCGGGACGAACAAGGACGAACACGCCCACGTCGGCGAGGGGCTGATCGGCGTCGACGGCATGCGCCGGATAGTCACCCATCCCGACCTGCGGGACCTCCCGTTCGTACTGGAGACGCCGACCGAGGACGGCAAGGACTTTGCCTGGAACATCGACCGCGTTCGTGACCTCCGGAACGGCGCGTAG
- the cbiB gene encoding adenosylcobinamide-phosphate synthase CbiB: MTPAAAGSVALAAGLDRLVAEPPGSLHPVAWLGRALGPLDRPWSRPRLVGAAMALAVPLVAAAVAAGGVALAARVDPFGGAAVAGLVCFVCTSRRMLLDEARAVVAASERDLPAARERLRALAGRDADDLTAGEVRSAAVESAAENLADGLVAPLAGFALLAPTSLPLAAAAAAWIKAVNTLDSTFGYRSNPMGWAPARLDDVVMWAPARATAGLLALAGGAPGAVRSARLHARAPDSPNSGWPMATIATLLGVRLEKPGAYRLDGGPALPTRTDAERGVEVVGRAGWLTFGLAGVVALC, translated from the coding sequence GTGACGCCCGCCGCCGCCGGAAGCGTCGCCCTCGCCGCGGGGCTCGACCGCCTCGTCGCCGAACCGCCCGGGTCACTTCACCCGGTCGCGTGGCTGGGACGGGCGCTCGGCCCGCTGGATCGGCCGTGGTCCCGGCCGCGCCTCGTCGGCGCCGCCATGGCGCTCGCCGTCCCCCTCGTCGCCGCCGCCGTCGCCGCCGGGGGCGTCGCCCTCGCCGCCCGCGTCGATCCGTTCGGTGGCGCCGCCGTCGCCGGCCTCGTCTGTTTCGTCTGTACCAGCCGCCGGATGTTGCTCGACGAGGCACGGGCCGTCGTCGCCGCGAGCGAACGCGACCTCCCGGCGGCACGGGAGCGCCTCCGTGCGCTCGCCGGCCGCGACGCCGACGACCTGACCGCGGGCGAGGTGCGGAGCGCCGCCGTCGAGAGCGCGGCCGAGAACCTCGCCGACGGCCTCGTCGCGCCGCTCGCCGGCTTCGCCCTCCTCGCACCCACGTCCCTCCCGCTCGCGGCCGCGGCCGCGGCGTGGATCAAGGCCGTCAACACGCTCGACTCGACGTTCGGCTACCGCTCGAACCCGATGGGCTGGGCGCCCGCCCGCCTCGACGACGTGGTGATGTGGGCGCCCGCGCGGGCGACCGCTGGCCTCCTCGCACTCGCCGGGGGCGCGCCGGGAGCGGTCCGGAGCGCCCGACTGCACGCGCGTGCGCCGGACTCCCCCAACTCGGGGTGGCCGATGGCGACGATCGCGACCCTGCTCGGAGTCCGCCTGGAGAAGCCGGGAGCGTACCGGCTGGACGGCGGCCCCGCTCTCCCGACGCGTACGGACGCCGAGCGCGGCGTCGAGGTCGTCGGCCGCGCGGGGTGGCTGACCTTCGGCCTGGCCGGGGTGGTCGCGCTGTGCTGA
- a CDS encoding lipoate--protein ligase family protein yields the protein MDEADAHADREWRLIREESWPGPMNMALDEIAAETAADGGPRTLRIYRWEPSTLSLGYHQEPDTVDWDYCAAEGITVTRRQTGGGGIYHDSHGDISYTIVAPADELPGDLVESYRLLCAPILDAFDRLGVPARFAETGRPAIHDPACYLRELHPAHDVVVPGTDGPRKVSGNAQHRRSDAVVQHGSLTYAVRPERHLDVFAAPGVDAATFRERVTSIAEQSDATREEAVATLEAALREWADAEAGAWTDDELARARERADSKYASDEWTRRRPGDR from the coding sequence ATGGACGAGGCCGACGCCCACGCCGACCGCGAGTGGCGACTGATCCGCGAGGAGTCGTGGCCGGGGCCGATGAACATGGCCCTCGACGAGATCGCGGCGGAGACCGCCGCCGACGGCGGCCCCCGGACGCTCCGTATCTACCGGTGGGAGCCGAGTACGCTCTCGCTCGGCTACCACCAGGAGCCCGACACCGTCGACTGGGACTACTGCGCCGCCGAGGGGATCACCGTCACCCGGCGCCAGACCGGCGGCGGCGGCATCTACCACGACAGCCACGGCGACATCTCCTACACCATCGTCGCGCCGGCCGACGAACTCCCCGGGGACCTCGTGGAGTCCTACCGACTGCTCTGTGCGCCGATCCTCGATGCCTTCGACCGCCTCGGCGTCCCCGCTCGGTTCGCGGAGACGGGACGGCCGGCGATCCACGACCCCGCCTGCTACCTGCGAGAACTCCACCCCGCACACGACGTCGTCGTTCCGGGGACCGACGGGCCACGGAAGGTGAGCGGCAACGCCCAGCACCGGCGGAGCGACGCCGTCGTCCAGCACGGCTCGCTCACCTACGCGGTCCGGCCGGAGCGCCACCTCGACGTCTTCGCGGCCCCCGGCGTCGACGCGGCGACGTTCCGCGAGCGCGTGACGAGCATCGCGGAGCAGTCCGACGCCACGCGCGAGGAGGCGGTAGCGACCCTCGAGGCGGCGCTGCGTGAGTGGGCCGACGCCGAAGCGGGTGCGTGGACCGACGACGAACTAGCGCGGGCCCGCGAGCGCGCGGACTCGAAGTACGCGAGCGACGAGTGGACGAGACGGCGCCCGGGCGACCGCTAG
- a CDS encoding DUF7095 family protein, with the protein MDRDAALDRAAEIVDIVERASSDAGVHLPVPVREVWVYGDVALGLDPLDRLDVYVTKDLLMRGDADREAAFEERYGIAGIGKTVDADWADAHPEHLRANDSGHAAPERCLAAHLVDDDEPIHLEVCNASFSDNVTQRLKGAMARGAYEEILDPRGVCLWADGQRDDEALAKLRGGEIAFPTLSGALEMLGLDEADAAEAAHAVRERRAAATGRTVRGDVV; encoded by the coding sequence ATGGACCGAGACGCCGCCCTCGACCGGGCTGCGGAGATCGTCGATATCGTGGAACGGGCGTCGTCCGACGCCGGCGTCCACCTCCCCGTCCCCGTCCGCGAGGTGTGGGTGTACGGCGACGTGGCCCTCGGGCTGGACCCCCTCGACCGCCTCGACGTCTACGTCACCAAGGACCTCCTCATGCGTGGCGACGCCGACCGCGAAGCCGCGTTCGAGGAGCGATACGGCATCGCGGGGATCGGCAAGACCGTCGACGCCGACTGGGCCGACGCGCATCCCGAACATCTCCGGGCGAACGATAGCGGCCACGCGGCGCCCGAGCGCTGTCTCGCGGCTCACCTCGTCGACGACGACGAACCGATCCACCTGGAGGTGTGCAACGCCTCCTTCTCGGACAACGTCACCCAGCGGCTGAAGGGGGCGATGGCCCGCGGGGCGTACGAAGAGATTCTCGACCCTCGCGGCGTCTGCCTCTGGGCCGACGGGCAGCGCGACGACGAGGCGCTGGCGAAGCTTCGCGGCGGTGAAATCGCCTTCCCGACGCTCTCGGGCGCCTTAGAGATGCTCGGGCTGGACGAGGCGGACGCCGCGGAGGCCGCCCACGCGGTGCGTGAGCGCCGCGCCGCGGCGACGGGGCGGACGGTCCGTGGCGACGTGGTGTGA
- a CDS encoding ribbon-helix-helix domain-containing protein, whose translation MERVTLRIPKQQIEEVEQMVETGEFPNRSEAIRSAVREMLNEQSESRDDNRKRNRSWAKV comes from the coding sequence ATGGAGCGTGTGACACTACGAATTCCGAAGCAGCAGATCGAGGAGGTCGAACAGATGGTCGAGACGGGGGAGTTCCCGAACCGAAGCGAGGCCATCCGCTCGGCAGTCCGCGAGATGCTCAACGAACAGAGCGAGTCCCGTGACGACAACCGCAAGCGCAACCGCAGTTGGGCGAAGGTGTGA
- a CDS encoding double zinc ribbon domain-containing protein — protein MSKITFRADDDLVERLEEFDASKSEVMRDALRTYLDGAEREQSGSPETSGRQSDLLETLLAEHVFAPREPPEINVNVTLDGANVDSSDVSVENEPESSSRKTSRENAADGPNTSRKTCSQCGEEMSAGHVYCPNCGEKGAHRVFCDCGDEIRSDWAFCPSCGRRTPAADVLDRA, from the coding sequence ATGAGCAAGATCACGTTCCGCGCCGACGACGACCTCGTCGAGCGTCTGGAGGAGTTCGACGCCTCCAAAAGCGAGGTGATGCGCGACGCACTGCGCACGTACCTCGACGGGGCGGAGCGTGAGCAATCCGGCTCTCCAGAGACGAGCGGGCGCCAGTCGGACCTGCTGGAGACGCTCCTCGCGGAACACGTGTTTGCACCGCGCGAACCGCCAGAGATCAACGTAAACGTCACACTGGACGGTGCAAACGTCGATTCGTCGGACGTGTCCGTCGAAAACGAACCCGAGTCGTCATCGCGTAAGACGTCACGCGAAAACGCGGCCGACGGGCCGAATACGTCGCGTAAAACGTGTTCCCAATGTGGCGAGGAGATGTCCGCTGGACACGTTTACTGCCCGAACTGTGGGGAGAAGGGTGCCCACCGCGTGTTCTGTGACTGCGGCGACGAGATCCGGTCGGACTGGGCGTTCTGTCCGAGTTGCGGTCGTCGCACTCCGGCAGCAGACGTGCTCGATCGCGCGTAG
- a CDS encoding HAD family hydrolase — protein sequence MTDVACSFDLFGTLVTAATPSNPAAAVAAELRDRDVAVPDDWADAYRTSHLDVPTAAEVPLPAHVAAALRSRGVTASDGVVRRAVVAAFDPDVTRREGVAAALAAARDRGPVGLCSNCSVPELVPRTLVRADLRGTFDAVVTSAACGFRKPHPRPFETVAADLGVDPAALVHVGDDPEADGGVDTLGGTFVDVAETPLSALGDRLTVPEEP from the coding sequence GTGACGGACGTCGCCTGCTCGTTCGACCTCTTCGGAACGCTCGTGACGGCGGCGACGCCGTCGAACCCCGCCGCCGCCGTCGCCGCGGAGCTCCGCGACCGGGACGTCGCCGTCCCCGACGACTGGGCCGACGCCTACCGCACGTCCCACCTGGACGTGCCGACGGCCGCGGAGGTTCCCCTCCCGGCCCACGTCGCCGCCGCGCTCCGGAGCCGCGGTGTGACGGCGTCGGACGGCGTCGTCAGACGCGCCGTCGTCGCCGCCTTCGATCCCGACGTGACCCGCCGCGAGGGGGTTGCGGCGGCGCTCGCGGCCGCCCGGGATCGCGGGCCCGTGGGCCTGTGTTCGAACTGTAGCGTCCCCGAACTCGTCCCGCGGACGCTCGTTCGCGCCGACCTCCGGGGGACGTTCGACGCCGTCGTCACCAGCGCGGCCTGTGGCTTCCGGAAACCCCACCCGCGACCCTTCGAGACGGTGGCGGCCGACCTCGGGGTCGACCCCGCGGCGCTCGTCCACGTCGGCGACGACCCCGAAGCCGACGGCGGGGTCGATACCCTCGGCGGCACCTTCGTCGACGTCGCCGAGACGCCGCTGTCGGCCCTCGGCGACCGGCTGACCGTCCCGGAGGAGCCGTGA
- the ftsZ gene encoding cell division protein FtsZ encodes MQGFVQDAIEREEAEQRDADDGDDFGDPRIVIVGAGGAGNNTVNRLYNIGVDGAETVAINTDKQHLKMIEADTKILVGKSLTQGLGAGGDPSMGERATEMAQGTIKEVLGEADLVFVTAGMGGGTGTGAAPVVSKIAKEQGAIVVGMVSTPFNVERARTVKAEEGLEKLRGEADSIIVLDNNRLLDYVPNLPIGKAFSVMDQIIAETVKGISETITQPSLINLDYADMSTIMNQGGVAVMLVGETQDKNKTQEVVSDAMNHPLLDVDYRGASGGLVHITGGPDLTLKEAEGIANNITERLEASANVIWGARIQEEYKGKVRVMAIMTGVQSAQVLGPSTQRQAEKSRRSLNGEDVSEFDASENVGQDQASWSDGGRDQVDQRNGVDVIR; translated from the coding sequence ATGCAGGGATTCGTCCAGGATGCGATCGAACGCGAGGAAGCCGAGCAACGCGACGCCGACGACGGTGACGACTTCGGCGACCCGCGCATCGTCATCGTCGGTGCCGGCGGTGCCGGCAACAACACGGTCAATCGGCTGTACAACATCGGCGTCGACGGCGCCGAGACGGTCGCGATCAACACCGACAAACAGCATCTGAAGATGATCGAGGCCGACACGAAGATCCTCGTCGGCAAGTCGCTCACGCAGGGGCTGGGTGCCGGTGGCGATCCCTCGATGGGCGAACGCGCGACCGAGATGGCTCAGGGGACGATCAAGGAGGTTCTCGGCGAGGCCGACCTCGTCTTCGTCACCGCCGGGATGGGCGGCGGTACCGGTACCGGCGCCGCGCCCGTCGTCTCGAAGATCGCCAAGGAGCAGGGTGCAATCGTCGTCGGGATGGTGTCGACGCCGTTCAACGTCGAGCGCGCCCGCACGGTCAAAGCCGAGGAGGGACTCGAGAAACTCCGCGGCGAGGCCGACTCGATCATCGTCCTCGACAACAACCGCCTGCTCGATTACGTCCCGAACCTGCCGATCGGCAAGGCCTTCTCGGTGATGGACCAGATCATCGCCGAGACGGTCAAGGGCATCAGCGAGACCATCACCCAGCCCTCGCTCATCAATCTGGACTACGCGGACATGTCCACGATCATGAACCAGGGCGGCGTCGCGGTGATGCTCGTCGGCGAGACACAGGACAAGAACAAGACCCAAGAGGTGGTGAGCGACGCGATGAACCACCCACTGCTCGACGTCGACTACCGCGGTGCGTCGGGTGGACTCGTCCACATCACCGGCGGCCCCGACCTCACGCTGAAGGAGGCCGAGGGGATCGCCAACAACATCACCGAGCGCCTGGAGGCGAGCGCCAACGTCATCTGGGGCGCCCGCATCCAGGAGGAGTACAAGGGCAAGGTGCGGGTCATGGCCATCATGACCGGCGTCCAGAGCGCTCAGGTGCTCGGTCCGTCGACCCAGCGGCAGGCGGAGAAGTCCCGCCGCAGTCTCAACGGCGAGGACGTTTCGGAATTCGACGCGAGCGAGAACGTCGGCCAGGACCAGGCATCCTGGTCGGACGGCGGCCGCGATCAGGTCGACCAGCGTAACGGCGTCGACGTGATCCGGTAG
- a CDS encoding class I SAM-dependent methyltransferase — protein MRRFSADYLRRTRRGLWASREALGVLDLPSRDRILDVGCGTGELTRVLAEESDGEVVGVDADPALLSVAQEEAGRPVVAGDATRLPVRDDAVDLVTCQALLVNLPDPPAAIREFRRVATGHVAAIEPDNADVSVESTVGREVDLESRVREAYLTGVGTDVALGDRTVAAFEAAGLVDIRTRRHYHRKVIEPPYDEGDLRDATRKATGAGLADHETELRRAVGDEYDDLRAAWREMGRTVIESMQAGTYRRAEVVPFDVTVGRVPVSEG, from the coding sequence GTGCGCAGATTCTCGGCCGACTACCTCAGGCGGACACGGCGGGGGCTCTGGGCCTCCCGCGAGGCCCTCGGCGTCCTCGACCTGCCGTCCCGGGACCGGATACTCGACGTGGGCTGTGGCACGGGCGAACTCACCCGCGTCCTCGCCGAGGAGTCCGACGGCGAGGTGGTCGGCGTCGACGCCGACCCCGCGTTGCTGTCGGTGGCCCAGGAGGAGGCGGGGCGTCCGGTCGTCGCGGGCGACGCGACGCGCCTTCCCGTCCGTGACGACGCGGTCGACCTCGTGACCTGCCAGGCGTTGCTCGTGAACCTGCCCGACCCCCCCGCCGCGATCCGGGAGTTCCGGCGTGTCGCAACCGGCCACGTGGCCGCCATCGAACCCGACAACGCCGACGTGTCGGTCGAATCGACGGTCGGCCGCGAGGTCGACCTCGAGAGTCGGGTTCGCGAGGCCTACTTGACGGGCGTCGGGACGGACGTGGCGCTCGGCGACCGGACGGTCGCGGCGTTCGAAGCCGCCGGCCTCGTCGACATCCGGACCCGACGACACTACCACCGGAAGGTGATCGAACCGCCGTACGACGAAGGGGATCTGCGGGACGCGACGCGGAAAGCGACCGGTGCGGGGCTCGCCGATCACGAGACGGAACTCCGGCGCGCGGTCGGCGACGAGTACGACGACCTCCGGGCGGCGTGGCGGGAGATGGGCCGGACGGTGATCGAGTCGATGCAAGCGGGAACGTATCGCCGAGCCGAGGTGGTGCCGTTCGACGTGACCGTCGGTCGGGTGCCCGTAAGCGAGGGTTGA
- a CDS encoding Zn-dependent hydrolase, with the protein MSIDIDRDRLVETMEAQAAIGGTAGGGLHRLALSDADAAVRDWFVDRATGAGLDLRVDAFGNVFARRAGADSDAAPVLVGSHLDSQPYGGIYDGPLGVIGALEFVRTLDDYGIETRRPVEVVNWTNEEGSRFQPAMQGSGVWAGAHDIDEEYEKTDADGDRVVDELERIGYRGDEPAEPREPYHAYLELHPEQGPFLEETGADVGVVTGIVGLRWAEVTLHGQANHSGTTPMHYRNDALVAASDAVTAVRRLPGSLGERTVATVGSLTVQPDSVNIVPETVRFTTDIRDPDEATLDAAVARMEAEVAAAADREGVEHEIEHTMASPAVDFSERPVEAVADAVDHLGYDGRRMVSGAGHDATHAASVCDAAMVFSVSEDGKSHTEDEFTSWSDCYRSANVLANAALDLAGRVD; encoded by the coding sequence ATGTCGATCGACATCGATCGCGACCGACTCGTGGAGACGATGGAGGCACAGGCGGCCATCGGCGGGACGGCGGGCGGCGGGCTCCACCGCCTCGCACTCTCCGACGCCGACGCGGCGGTGCGTGACTGGTTCGTCGACCGCGCGACCGGGGCCGGACTCGACCTCCGGGTCGACGCCTTCGGCAACGTCTTCGCCCGCCGGGCGGGAGCCGACTCCGACGCCGCGCCGGTGCTCGTCGGCTCGCACCTCGACTCCCAGCCATACGGCGGCATCTACGACGGCCCGCTGGGCGTGATCGGGGCCCTGGAGTTCGTCCGGACGCTCGACGACTACGGCATCGAGACGCGCCGGCCGGTCGAGGTGGTCAACTGGACCAACGAGGAGGGGTCGCGGTTCCAGCCGGCGATGCAGGGCAGCGGCGTTTGGGCCGGCGCACACGACATCGACGAGGAGTACGAGAAGACCGACGCCGACGGCGACCGAGTGGTCGACGAACTCGAGCGGATCGGCTACCGCGGCGACGAGCCAGCGGAGCCACGCGAGCCCTACCACGCGTACCTCGAACTCCACCCCGAGCAGGGACCGTTTCTGGAGGAGACCGGCGCGGACGTGGGGGTCGTCACCGGCATCGTCGGGCTTCGGTGGGCCGAGGTGACCCTCCACGGCCAGGCGAACCACTCGGGGACGACGCCGATGCACTACCGGAACGACGCGCTCGTCGCGGCCTCGGACGCGGTGACTGCCGTCCGGCGGCTGCCCGGGTCGCTCGGGGAACGAACCGTCGCGACGGTCGGGTCGCTGACCGTCCAGCCCGACTCGGTCAACATCGTTCCCGAGACGGTTCGGTTCACGACGGACATCCGAGACCCGGACGAGGCGACCCTGGACGCGGCCGTCGCGCGGATGGAGGCGGAGGTGGCCGCGGCGGCCGACCGCGAGGGCGTCGAGCACGAAATCGAACACACGATGGCCTCCCCGGCGGTCGACTTCTCCGAACGCCCGGTCGAGGCTGTCGCCGACGCCGTCGACCACCTCGGCTACGACGGCCGACGCATGGTCAGCGGCGCCGGCCACGACGCCACCCACGCGGCCTCGGTCTGTGACGCCGCGATGGTCTTCTCCGTCAGCGAGGACGGCAAGAGCCACACCGAAGACGAGTTCACGAGCTGGTCGGACTGCTACCGGTCGGCGAACGTGCTGGCGAACGCGGCGTTGGATCTGGCCGGCCGCGTCGACTGA
- a CDS encoding endonuclease/exonuclease/phosphatase family protein yields MDDSVTRRDVLAGVGTAGTIGMLGTGLVGRACGQSTPVTVATRNCYLGADLFRLLAAAKAGGDALRTAVSDLVTAVDRSHPGARMGAIADELARTAPALVGIQEAALVRTGDPGGGTTPTAARVRYDFRDLLLSALDSRGPTYRVVAATENADFELPATVDGERRAVRLTDHDLLLAREDVTTGDPDTGSFDATLSLTQDDRTIRIDRGYGVVDATVGGRSLTVCNTHLESAAAGTRTAQAAELRDLLADRADPVVLVGDLNSGPGASTAAYDRLTASFDDVAGTAGGTCCHAADLRNADPSLDSRIDHVFVRGALRASDVTRIGAAPDARIAADGEHLWPSDHAGVVATLVPEERTATATPTQTPRSTATPTRTRTRTPTAGSGPGFGVAAAVAAFLGGGLAARGDDD; encoded by the coding sequence ATGGACGATTCGGTCACCAGACGCGACGTACTGGCAGGCGTGGGCACAGCGGGCACGATCGGCATGCTCGGCACGGGACTCGTCGGTCGTGCCTGCGGCCAGTCGACGCCGGTGACCGTCGCCACCCGGAACTGCTATCTCGGCGCGGACCTCTTTCGACTGCTGGCGGCCGCGAAAGCAGGCGGCGACGCTCTCCGGACGGCGGTGAGCGACCTCGTGACGGCGGTGGATCGGAGCCATCCCGGGGCGCGGATGGGGGCCATCGCGGACGAACTCGCCCGGACCGCACCGGCGCTGGTCGGGATTCAAGAGGCGGCGCTGGTCCGGACGGGCGATCCGGGTGGCGGGACGACGCCGACCGCGGCGCGGGTCCGCTACGACTTCCGCGATCTCCTGCTGTCGGCGCTCGACTCGCGTGGGCCGACCTACCGCGTCGTCGCCGCGACCGAGAACGCGGATTTCGAACTCCCGGCGACCGTCGACGGCGAGCGCCGCGCGGTGCGTCTGACCGACCACGACCTGCTGCTCGCACGCGAGGACGTGACGACCGGGGATCCGGACACCGGCTCCTTCGACGCGACGCTCTCGCTGACTCAGGACGACCGGACGATCAGGATCGACCGCGGCTACGGCGTCGTCGACGCGACTGTCGGGGGGCGATCACTCACCGTCTGTAACACCCATCTCGAATCCGCGGCGGCGGGGACGCGAACCGCGCAGGCGGCCGAACTCCGGGACCTGCTCGCCGACCGGGCGGACCCGGTCGTTCTCGTCGGCGACCTGAACAGCGGGCCGGGAGCGTCGACGGCGGCCTACGACCGTCTCACGGCCTCGTTCGACGACGTTGCCGGGACGGCGGGCGGCACTTGCTGTCACGCCGCCGACCTGCGGAACGCCGACCCCTCGCTCGACTCGCGGATCGACCACGTGTTCGTCCGTGGGGCACTGCGGGCGAGCGACGTGACGCGGATCGGGGCCGCCCCGGACGCCCGGATCGCGGCGGACGGCGAGCACCTCTGGCCGTCGGATCACGCGGGCGTGGTAGCGACGCTGGTACCCGAGGAGCGGACGGCCACGGCGACCCCCACGCAGACCCCGCGGTCGACGGCGACGCCCACGCGGACCCGGACCCGAACCCCCACGGCTGGGTCCGGACCGGGTTTCGGCGTGGCAGCGGCAGTCGCCGCCTTCCTCGGCGGGGGCCTCGCCGCACGGGGCGACGACGACTGA
- the ncsA gene encoding tRNA 2-thiolation protein NcsA, with translation MDCDRCGRDAVMHAAYSGAHLCGEHVRASVEKRVRRRIREDDLLPADASPENPQTWVIGLSGGKDSVVLTHVLDETFGRDPRVELIALSIHEGIEGYRDESLDACRALTADRGLRHEVVSYADELGVRMDDVVETDPENMAACAYCGVFRRDLLESYAEDLDADKLLTGHNLDDEAQTALMNFFEGDLKQMAKHFDASLGPFDRRAASSHFVPRAKPLRDVPEKEVALYAHLADLPAHITECPHASEAYRGEIRQLLLDMEADHPGTRHSIMAGYEELAELAAERYRGADEGDALGDCERCGSSTGGRICRKCRLIESIEAV, from the coding sequence ATGGACTGTGACCGGTGTGGCCGCGACGCGGTGATGCACGCGGCTTACTCAGGGGCGCACCTCTGTGGCGAACACGTCCGCGCCTCGGTCGAGAAACGAGTGCGACGCCGGATCCGGGAGGACGACCTCCTGCCCGCCGACGCCTCGCCCGAGAACCCACAGACGTGGGTGATCGGCCTCTCGGGCGGGAAAGACAGCGTCGTCCTGACGCACGTCTTGGACGAGACGTTCGGCCGCGACCCGCGCGTCGAGTTGATCGCCCTCTCGATCCACGAGGGGATCGAGGGCTACCGCGACGAGAGCCTCGACGCCTGCCGTGCCCTGACGGCGGATCGGGGCCTGCGTCACGAAGTGGTGTCCTACGCCGACGAACTCGGGGTTCGCATGGACGACGTGGTCGAGACTGACCCGGAGAACATGGCGGCCTGTGCGTACTGTGGCGTGTTCCGTCGGGACCTGCTGGAGTCGTACGCCGAGGACCTCGACGCCGACAAACTCCTGACGGGCCACAACCTCGACGACGAAGCCCAGACGGCACTGATGAACTTCTTCGAGGGAGATCTAAAGCAGATGGCCAAACACTTCGACGCGAGTCTCGGCCCCTTCGACCGCCGTGCTGCGAGTAGTCACTTCGTCCCGCGCGCAAAACCCCTGCGCGACGTGCCCGAAAAGGAGGTTGCGCTGTACGCCCACCTCGCGGACCTTCCGGCGCACATCACGGAGTGTCCGCACGCGAGCGAGGCCTACCGCGGCGAGATCCGGCAACTCCTACTCGACATGGAGGCGGACCACCCGGGGACCAGACACTCGATCATGGCGGGCTACGAGGAACTCGCGGAACTGGCAGCCGAGCGCTACCGCGGGGCCGACGAGGGCGACGCCCTCGGTGACTGCGAGCGCTGTGGCTCGTCCACGGGCGGTCGAATCTGCCGGAAGTGTCGGCTGATCGAGTCGATCGAGGCGGTGTAG
- a CDS encoding redoxin domain-containing protein, giving the protein MKRSEPIEVGETVPDVEASLVRPDGTVEETSLGTLTADRPVLLSFYTADFSPDCVDEWCSFRDFDWFSSGEYVQVVGASKSSAGLHRRFIDYLGLNFPLFADTDLELSDAFGVTYRALGITRRSHRSCFLLDSDLTVRYRWVGDHWLDPTRDTPPVDEIHEAITEELDVAGPETFGF; this is encoded by the coding sequence ATGAAACGGTCGGAGCCGATCGAGGTGGGCGAGACGGTCCCCGACGTCGAGGCGTCCCTCGTCCGTCCGGACGGGACGGTCGAGGAGACGTCGCTCGGAACGCTGACGGCCGACCGACCGGTGTTGCTCAGTTTCTACACGGCCGATTTCAGCCCTGATTGCGTCGACGAGTGGTGCTCCTTTCGCGATTTCGACTGGTTCTCCAGCGGCGAATACGTCCAGGTGGTCGGCGCCAGCAAGTCGAGTGCCGGCCTCCATCGCCGCTTCATCGACTACCTCGGGCTGAACTTCCCACTCTTTGCCGACACCGACCTCGAACTGTCCGACGCGTTCGGCGTCACCTACCGCGCCCTCGGGATCACCCGCCGGTCGCACCGGTCCTGTTTCCTCCTCGATTCGGATCTGACGGTGCGATACCGGTGGGTCGGCGACCACTGGCTCGACCCCACCCGCGACACGCCGCCGGTCGACGAGATCCACGAGGCAATCACCGAGGAACTCGACGTTGCCGGCCCCGAGACGTTCGGCTTCTAG